In the Zingiber officinale cultivar Zhangliang chromosome 5A, Zo_v1.1, whole genome shotgun sequence genome, CGTGCATGGCCTCCTCCACGGGGACGCCCTTAAGCCGGGGGTCCAAAATCTTGACCACCGCTAATTCCTTGTCGCCGCAGTAGTCTGTCGTCATTCTGCGAACCCACTGCACGATGTCGACGCCTTCACCGAACTCTCCCACCGGCTTCCGCCCGGTCACCAGCTCCAGGAGCACCACGCCGAAGCTGTACACGTCGCTTTTCTCGTCCACCTTCAGCGTGTAAGCGTACTCTGCATGCCAAAGTGAAGCAGGGAAGAGTTAAATGGCGGAGCATGGAGTATCGATCGCAGTTACTCAAGTAGTGTTAATCTTTTACAGTTGGAACGAACAACGATgatgattaatatatatataaaaatctgGAGCAAGCAACCAAAATTGAAGATAACGGTAAGAACAGGGATATGTATAAATATACTGTACCTGGAGCAATGTAACCGTAGGAGCCGGCGATAGACGACATGCACTCCGAAGTGCCTGAATCCTGCAAGAATTTGGCGAGTCCGAAATCGGCCACGTGGGCTTCCAAGTTAGAATCTAGGAGGATGTTGTTAGACTTGACGTCCCGGTGCAGGATCAGCGGCGTGCAGTCATGGTGAAGATAGCAGAGGCCCTTCGCCGCCTCCACGGCAATTCTGTACCGGGTGTCCCACAGCAAATGGCCTCCCTTCTTGCCGTGAAGAACCTCGCCGAGGCTCCCATTCATCATGTACTCGTACACCAACAGATTGGTCTCGCGGTTGGAGCAGAAGCCCAGCAGGCGCACTATGTGTCGGTGTCGAATTTGGCCCAGAGTTTGTATTTCCGCGGAGAATCCATGGTCGTGCGGCGAACCACCTCGGCTACTGGCCGGAAGACGCTTCACGGCGACGCAGTCTCCGTTGGCCATGACGCACTTGTACACGACGCCGGCGCCGCCTTTTCCAATTATGTTCTCCTCCTTGAGGCAATTCAAGACGTCGTCGCAGGTGAAACCGAGACGCTGGAAGGCGGTGAGCTTCCAGTCTCGGCCTTTGGCGGCCTTCTTCAGAGAGCACGCCTTGGCAATGGCTCCTATGGCGAAGGCGATGGAACAGAGGAGGAGACCGACGACCATCAGAAGCTTAGAGGAGGCCGCCAGAGGCCCCTGTGAACGAGTGGCGCCAGTATTGACGCTCATGGAGATGCAAGGACCGAGGTATGGCCCACAGAGCTCTGGGTTGCCGTAGAACGAGCTCGAGTTGAAGTAACTGAACTGGCCATTGCCAGGAACGAGGCCGGATAGGTTGTTGTAGGAGAAATCGATAGCGGTAAGGCTCTGCATCGTGGCAATGGACAATGGGATGTTGCCTTCCAGACGGTTCCTCGACAAGTTCAGATAGTTCAAGATCTTCATCGCCGATATCTGCGGCGGAATCTCGCCGGAGAGCTCGTTCCGGCTGAGGTCCATGAAAGTTAGAAGCTTGCACAGAGTAATCTCCGACTCTATTTTTCCAGAGAACCTATTCCCGCTGAGATCCACTTTGGAGAGCTGCTGTAACCTGCCAATCTCTGGCGGAATTGGGTCGGAGAACTTGTTCTGGTTCAAGAGGAGCTTTTGGAGGCCAGAGAAGTTTCCAATAGAGGGTGGGAGAGGCCCTGAGAGCTTGTTATTGGAAAGGCTAATTTCGCCGAGGTCGGGCGAGATGGCGGAGTGGCCTGTGTCTGGAAACCCGCCGGTGAGGAGGTTATTCTGGAGCTCCAGCTGGGAGAGCTTGGGCAAGCTTAAGATCCCATTGGGAATTGATGCATTGAGGTAGTTGTCACCCAACCTGATTCTGCTAAGTGACACACAGCAGCCAAGGCTGGCCGGAATAAAACCAAATAGGAAGTTTCCGAGAGCAATGAGTGTTTGCAGCCTATTTCCGAAACAGAGGTCCGGCGGCAGAGTACCGGTGAGCTTGTTCGAAGATAGGTCGAGGATCTGAAGCCGGCCGCTCAGGCCGAGCCTTCGTGGTATGCCTCCCGTAAAGTTGTTCTCCCAGAGCTGGAGCACCTCTAACGCAGGAAGCTCCCCGAGGAACTCTGGGATCGAGCCGTGTAGCTTGTTGCGGAACAGATTAAGCAGTGTCAGATTCTGGAGGTCGGCAAAGGAATCAGGAATCTCTCCAGTAAAGGCATTGTTGGAGAGGTCCAGGGACTTGAGGCTGCGTAGGCGGCCAAGCTCTGGTGGTAGGTTCCCGGAGAGGCCGTTCAGCTGGAGGAAGAGCGTGTCGAGGTTCTGCAGGTTGCCAATCTCCGGTGGGATCTCGCCAGTGAGGCCACAGTTAGCCATGTCGAGGCGAACGAGATCTGGGAGACCTCCGAACTCCGGAGGTATTCCGCCCACGAAGCTGTTGTAATATCCGAAATAGAGCTCGCGGAGGCGGGTGAGATTTCCCAGCGTTGGAGGAATTGGTCCAGTGAGCTCATTGCCGGAGACAGCGAGATACTCGATGAACTCCCACCGCCCAAACACCGGGGGTATGACGCCGGAGAAAAAGTTGCCTCCGAGGTGGAGGTGACGGAGATTGGGCAGGTTAACAACCTCGACGGGGAGGGGGCCGGCGAGGTTGTTGTTGTAGAGGTCGAGGACTCGTAGGTTCTTGAGGTCGGTAAGGGCGGAGGGGAAGGAGCCATTGAAGAGATTGTTAGAGAGGTTGAGGTGGCGGAGGTTGGAAAGGCGGGAGAGCTCTGTGGGAATGAGGCCGAAGAGGGAGTTGGAGGCGAGTGAGAGGTTAAGGAGATGGCGGAGGCTGCCGACGGCTGGGTGGAGAATGCCGGAGAGGTTCAAGCCAGTTAGGTTGAGCGAAACAACTAAGCCAGTAGAGGGGTCGCAGGAGAGGCCAGGCCAGGAGCAATAGGAGCCGGCGGTGGTGGAGGAGTTCCAGGCGGAGAGGACGGTGGAGGGCTCAGAGATTGCAGCTTTGAAGGTGAGGATGATGTCGATCTCCGTCTCTCCTTCGGAAGGCTCCACCGTCTCTGCGGCCAATGGGCCTATAACGAGAAGCAGCAAGAGAGGTAAAAGGTGGCAGTGGCGGTGGCGGCGGTTGCGGAGGTTGCTGTTGGGCGACGCCATTAGCTTCTCTGTCGTCTTTCCTATTTTTGGTATGATATCGCGTCGAGGGACGTGGAAGCGAGCGGTGCCGGTTGTATTCTTATAGtgatttcaatttatttttggATTCGGATTTTATGTGCTTTTAATTGTAATTTATGGAGAATTTATTTTCGGATTCGGGTATTGCGGATTGTTACGGGCTGCCGACTGCCCTCCGGTGGGTCtatgctatttttttttaaaaaaaatattaaatataactTTTTCTATGTTTTATTTCTAAATCTCTCTGTCTGCACGTCGTGCCTACTGCACTTGCCTCGCCCATCAGCCACCTGCTACGCCGTCGACCATTTGTCCATCGTCGGCGGCCTTTGACCACCTGTCCTGATCTAAACTATAGCATGGAGGTGAACCAATGGGGAATTGCACTAGATTCCGGCTATGATCTGGCACAATCGCGGTTGGATGCTATCCGCCCACCCGACCGCCTGCCCACCGCGCCTGCCTCATTGTCGGATTCCTTCCGGATCGCGGCCAGAATCCCTATCACAATTCGGTCGAAATTCAGCCGTGATTGTGGCCCCTAGCGTGGCAGCTAGATCGCCGCAAATGCGGCTAGATTATGGCTACAATGCAATAGGATCGCGGCTAGAATTCGACCGCTGCCAGACCCTGTCGGTTCATGGTCGGTTTGCAGCCGAAATCCGACCACGATTTGGCTACCAAGCTAGCAGCTACGTTCGCAGCCAAATTTCGGCCAAATTGTAGCTGGGATTGTGGCCGCTATCCGGCCGGAATGAGGCAACGAGCTAGGCGTGGTGGGC is a window encoding:
- the LOC121980560 gene encoding leucine-rich repeat receptor-like serine/threonine-protein kinase BAM1; amino-acid sequence: MASPNSNLRNRRHRHCHLLPLLLLLVIGPLAAETVEPSEGETEIDIILTFKAAISEPSTVLSAWNSSTTAGSYCSWPGLSCDPSTGLVVSLNLTGLNLSGILHPAVGSLRHLLNLSLASNSLFGLIPTELSRLSNLRHLNLSNNLFNGSFPSALTDLKNLRVLDLYNNNLAGPLPVEVVNLPNLRHLHLGGNFFSGVIPPVFGRWEFIEYLAVSGNELTGPIPPTLGNLTRLRELYFGYYNSFVGGIPPEFGGLPDLVRLDMANCGLTGEIPPEIGNLQNLDTLFLQLNGLSGNLPPELGRLRSLKSLDLSNNAFTGEIPDSFADLQNLTLLNLFRNKLHGSIPEFLGELPALEVLQLWENNFTGGIPRRLGLSGRLQILDLSSNKLTGTLPPDLCFGNRLQTLIALGNFLFGFIPASLGCCVSLSRIRLGDNYLNASIPNGILSLPKLSQLELQNNLLTGGFPDTGHSAISPDLGEISLSNNKLSGPLPPSIGNFSGLQKLLLNQNKFSDPIPPEIGRLQQLSKVDLSGNRFSGKIESEITLCKLLTFMDLSRNELSGEIPPQISAMKILNYLNLSRNRLEGNIPLSIATMQSLTAIDFSYNNLSGLVPGNGQFSYFNSSSFYGNPELCGPYLGPCISMSVNTGATRSQGPLAASSKLLMVVGLLLCSIAFAIGAIAKACSLKKAAKGRDWKLTAFQRLGFTCDDVLNCLKEENIIGKGGAGVVYKCVMANGDCVAVKRLPASSRGGSPHDHGFSAEIQTLGQIRHRHIVRLLGFCSNRETNLLVYEYMMNGSLGEVLHGKKGGHLLWDTRYRIAVEAAKGLCYLHHDCTPLILHRDVKSNNILLDSNLEAHVADFGLAKFLQDSGTSECMSSIAGSYGYIAPEYAYTLKVDEKSDVYSFGVVLLELVTGRKPVGEFGEGVDIVQWVRRMTTDYCGDKELAVVKILDPRLKGVPVEEAMHVFYVSMLCVEEHSVQRPTMREVVQILADLSKATTTDPIDHKDGDQSVKEAQQAEHDNSPPPDLLSI